The Corticium candelabrum chromosome 18, ooCorCand1.1, whole genome shotgun sequence genome includes a region encoding these proteins:
- the LOC134194129 gene encoding collagen triple helix repeat-containing protein 1-like, producing MTISVSYILLVPSLIFFLSVVTSITPDVEDGVGGRLSWKQCSWTGRYHGDSREIHKCNFAIEHSGNSLHVVYAGVNRVYCNGYHQCCSRWYFTFNGTECNNPGPIDLVVFKRYTDDSPYRTRQAEGYCYNMNSGKVTVALHVGPCVPWSNRIDNANTGWFEKSPSRILIREVYPYQK from the exons ATGACAATCAGTGTGTCGTATATTCTACTGGTACCATCACTAATTTTCTTCCTGTCCGTAGTAACTAGCATTACACCAGAC GTAGAGGATGGAGTTGGGGGCCGTCTATCCTGGAAACAATGTAGTTGGACGGGGAGATACCATGGAGACTCGAGagaaatacat AAGTGCAATTTCGCAATAGAACATTCTGGCAACTCTCTTCATGTCGTCTACGCAGGCGTCAACAGAGTCTATTGTAACGGTTACCACCAATGTTGTTCCAGATGGTACTTTACCTTCAATGGTACTGAATGTAATAATCCCGGACCTATTGACCTGGTGGTTTTCAAGCGGTACACAGACGACAGTCCCTACAGGACCAGACAAGCGGAAGGATATTGTTACAACATGAACAGTGGAAAGGTAACCGTGGCTCTTCATGTAGGCCCATGCGTACCCTGGAGCAATAGAATTGATAATGCGAACACAGGATGGTTTGAAAAATCACCGTCTCGTATTCTTATCAGAGAGGTGTACCCGTATCAAAAGTAG
- the LOC134193896 gene encoding collagen triple helix repeat-containing protein 1-like isoform X2 — MSRDHNLHPIIIAIKQTGVTSITPDVEDGVGGRLSWIQCSWTGRYHGDSGEIHTCDFTIEHSGNSLHVVYAGVNRVYCNGYHQCCSRWYFTFDRKECDNPGPIDLVVFKRYTDDSPYRTRQAEGYCYNMTRGEVTVALHVGPCVPWSNRLDNANTGWFEESPSRILIREVHPYQK; from the exons ATGTCTCGTGACCACAATCTACATCCTATAATAATcgcaatcaaacagacaggag TAACTAGCATTACACCAGAC GTAGAGGATGGAGTTGGGGGCCGTCTATCCTGGATACAATGTAGTTGGACGGGGAGATACCATGGAGACTCGGGagaaatacat ACTTGCGATTTCACAATAGAACATTCTGGCAACTCTCTTCATGTCGTCTACGCAGGCGTCAACAGAGTCTATTGTAACGGTTACCACCAATGTTGTTCCAGATGGTACTTTACCTTCGATCGTAAGGAATGTGATAATCCCGGACCTATTGACCTGGTGGTTTTCAAGCGGTACACAGACGACAGTCCCTACAGGACCAGACAAGCGGAAGGATATTGTTACAACATGACTCGTGGAGAAGTAACCGTGGCGCTTCATGTAGGCCCATGCGTACCCTGGAGCAATAGACTTGATAATGCGAACACAGGATGGTTTGAAGAATCACCGTCTCGTATTCTTATCAGAGAAGTGCACCCGTATCAAAAGTAG
- the LOC134193895 gene encoding collagen triple helix repeat-containing protein 1-like translates to MTVRLAFLFLTLLILSQGSPTPVDVDIDPPQSFTSSTNIPTDEQPVETTEPPTTTCTCTTTPATTQKPTTQKPTKSNGEGEKLRWKQCVWKTTNTTDEGPLHKCNFTVEHTTSSLHVVYSGVNRVYCNGYQECCSRWYFTFNGTECHDPAPIDLVVFKRYTEDSPYRTRQTEGYCYNMNSGIVTVALHVGKCLGMIDELANAYTGWNEHSPSRILIREAYPPQGHLTPPSPP, encoded by the exons ATGACGGTCAGACTAgcatttctatttctaacattaCTGATTTTGTCTCAAGGATCTCCTACTCctgttgatgttgatatcGACCCACCGCAGTCTTTCACAAGTTCAACTAACATTCCTACTGATGAACAGCCA GTTGAAACAACTGAGCCGCCGACAActacgtgtacatgtacgaCGACGCCGGCAACGACGCAGAAGCCAACGACGCAGAAGCCAACG AAGAGCAATGGAGAAGGAGAGAAGCTACGCTGGAAACAATGTGTTTGGAAAACGACAAACACCACTGACGAGGGACCGCTACAT AAATGCAATTTCACAGTAGAACATACTACCAGCTCTCTTCATGTCGTCTACTCAGGAGTCAACAGAGTCTATTGTAACGGTTACCAGGAATGTTGCTCCAGATGGTACTTTACCTTCAATGGTACTGAATGTCATGATCCCGCACCTATTGACCTGGTGGTTTTCAAGCGATACACAGAGGACAGTCCCTACAggaccagacaaacagaaggatATTGTTATAACATGAACAGTGGAATTGTAACCGTAGCGCTTCATGTAGGTAAATGCCTAGGCATGATCGACGAACTTGCTAATGCGTACACAGGATGGAACGAACACTCACCGTCTCGTATTCTTATTCGAGAAGCGTATCCGCCTCAAGGTCACTTAACGCCTCCGTCTCCACCGTGA
- the LOC134194090 gene encoding collagen triple helix repeat-containing protein 1-like — protein sequence MTISVSYILLVPSLIFFLSVVTSITPDVEDGVGGRLSWKQCTWTVRHAKDSGKICECKFRVEHPNSSLHVVYSGVNRVYCNGYHQCCSRWYLKFNDTECNNPGPIDLVVFKRYTDDSPYRTRQAEGYCNNMTRGEVTVELHVGKCLGWHKRHDYDYDNANTGWFEDSPSRILIREVYPYQK from the exons ATGACAATCAGTGTGTCGTATATTCTACTGGTACCATCACTAATTTTCTTCCTGTCCGTAGTAACTAGCATTACACCAGAC GTAGAGGATGGAGTTGGAGGCCGTTTGTCGTGGAAACAATGTACTTGGACGGTGAGACACGCTAAGGACTCGGGAAAGATATGT GAATGCAAATTCAGAGTAGAACATCCAAACAGCTCTCTCCATGTCGTCTATTCGGGAGTCAACAGAGTCTATTGTAACGGTTACCACCAATGTTGTTCCAGATGGTACTTGAAATTCAATGATACTGAATGTAATAATCCCGGACCTATTGACCTGGTGGTTTTCAAGCGGTACACAGACGACAGTCCCTACAGGACCAGACAAGCGGAGGGATATTGTAACAACATGACCCGTGGAGAAGTAACCGTAGAGCTTCACGTAGGAAAATGCCTAGGCTGGCACAAAAGACACGATTATGATTATGATAATGCGAACACAGGATGGTTTGAAGATTCACCGTCTCGTATTCTTATCAGAGAGGTGTACCCGTATCAAAAGTAG
- the LOC134194089 gene encoding uncharacterized protein LOC134194089 isoform X1, which produces MNTLQIPLLFLVCWLVTQETFAEDNGVGLFPPLGWNTWCSEASCEQHHSKGKLHDVCNETEIKQVADAMISNGMFQLGYRYINLDDCWGATKRAEDGSIQADKNRFPSGIKNLTDYLHSKGLLFGLYTSAGLYTCSSGGRDEPIPGSYGHYEQDAKTFANWGVDYVKIDWCNTKVNGKEIDPETVHTEFSKALNATGRPIFLNLCRGYSYPPPSYTAKVANSWRVNGDHHDRWDDSTSHVIEIMAPVAKYAGPGGWNDPDFLMTGGAGCDDFSMSHCPGQTDIEYKTEFSIWSITASPLLVSTDIRNMTSIMKEILLNKEILAVNQDKRRVAGGRVGFHDCSEGKEICQIWARPLEGLSKAVVLYNAGKDDHDIVLDFKQIGWEGKKVMIRDLWAHKDLGSFTGDFKSHVVSHGCTMLNITLTDE; this is translated from the exons ATGAATACTCTACAGATACCTCTACTGTTCTTAGTCTGTTGGCTTGTTACTCAAGAAACTTTCGCCGAGGACAATGGTGTGGGTTTGTTTCCGCCTCTTGGCTGGAATACGTGGTGCAGTGAGGCGTCATGTGAGCAGCATCATTCCAAAGGCAAGCTACACGACGTCTGCAACGAAACAGAGATCAAGCAAGTGGCGGACGCCATGATTTCCAACGGCATGTTTCAACTGGGCTACAGATACATCAATCTAG ATGACTGCTGGGGTGCAACAAAGAGAGCTGAG GATGGCTCCATTCAAGCAGACAAAAATCGATTTCCATCGGGCATAAAGAATTTGACTGATTACCTTCACTCCAAGGGTCTCCTGTTTGGACTATATACCAG TGCTGGACTTTACACGTGCAGTTCGGGTGGTCGAGACGAGCCAATTCCAGGAAGTTACGGACACTACGAACAAGATGCTAAGACATTCGCCAACTGGGGAGTTGACT ATGTTAAAATTGATTGGTGCAATACTAAGGTCAATGGCAAGGAGATTGATCCAGAGACAGTTCACACCGAATTCTCGAAGGCACTAAATGCAACCGGCCGACCTATCTTTCTTAATTTATGCCGTGGTTACAGTTATCCTCCACCATCATACACAGCCAAGGTTGCAAACTCGTGGAGGG TGAATGGTGATCATCATGATCGATGGGATGATTCAACTTCCCATGTTATAGAAATCATGGCCCCAGTTGCTAAATATGCTGGACCTGGAGGATG GAATGATCCTGATTTTCTAATGACTGGTGGAGCTGGGTGTGATGATTTCTCCATGTCTCATTGTCCAGGCCAAACTGATATAGAATATAAAACGGAATTTAGCATTTG GTCCATTACGGCATCTCCATTGCTTGTTTCTACTGACATTCGTAACATGACTAGCATAATGAAGGAGATCCTACTGAACAAG GAAATTTTGGCTGTCAATCAAGACAAGAGAAGAGTAGCAGGCGGTCGTGTTGGATTCCATGACTGCTCAGAAGGAAAAGAAATCTGCCAA ATTTGGGCTCGTCCTCTAGAAGGATTGTCTAAAGCCGTGGTGCTTTACAATGCTGGTAAGGATGACCATGACATCGTACTTGACTTCAAGCAGATTGGCTGGGAAGGGAAGAAAGTTAT GATACGTGATCTGTGGGCTCACAAAGACTTGGGATCATTCACAGGAGATTTCAAATCTCATGTTGTGTCTCACGGCTGTACAATGCTCAACATTACTCTGACAGACGAGTGA
- the LOC134194089 gene encoding uncharacterized protein LOC134194089 isoform X2, giving the protein MGVDKIKYSNKLKHEITEFMGGNPHKYIATPMKDGSIQADKNRFPSGIKNLTDYLHSKGLLFGLYTSAGLYTCSSGGRDEPIPGSYGHYEQDAKTFANWGVDYVKIDWCNTKVNGKEIDPETVHTEFSKALNATGRPIFLNLCRGYSYPPPSYTAKVANSWRVNGDHHDRWDDSTSHVIEIMAPVAKYAGPGGWNDPDFLMTGGAGCDDFSMSHCPGQTDIEYKTEFSIWSITASPLLVSTDIRNMTSIMKEILLNKEILAVNQDKRRVAGGRVGFHDCSEGKEICQIWARPLEGLSKAVVLYNAGKDDHDIVLDFKQIGWEGKKVMIRDLWAHKDLGSFTGDFKSHVVSHGCTMLNITLTDE; this is encoded by the exons ATGGGAGTCGACAAAATCAAATACTCAAATAAACTAAAACACGAAATCACTGAATTTATGGGTGGAAATCCACATAAATACATTGCAACCCCCATGAAG GATGGCTCCATTCAAGCAGACAAAAATCGATTTCCATCGGGCATAAAGAATTTGACTGATTACCTTCACTCCAAGGGTCTCCTGTTTGGACTATATACCAG TGCTGGACTTTACACGTGCAGTTCGGGTGGTCGAGACGAGCCAATTCCAGGAAGTTACGGACACTACGAACAAGATGCTAAGACATTCGCCAACTGGGGAGTTGACT ATGTTAAAATTGATTGGTGCAATACTAAGGTCAATGGCAAGGAGATTGATCCAGAGACAGTTCACACCGAATTCTCGAAGGCACTAAATGCAACCGGCCGACCTATCTTTCTTAATTTATGCCGTGGTTACAGTTATCCTCCACCATCATACACAGCCAAGGTTGCAAACTCGTGGAGGG TGAATGGTGATCATCATGATCGATGGGATGATTCAACTTCCCATGTTATAGAAATCATGGCCCCAGTTGCTAAATATGCTGGACCTGGAGGATG GAATGATCCTGATTTTCTAATGACTGGTGGAGCTGGGTGTGATGATTTCTCCATGTCTCATTGTCCAGGCCAAACTGATATAGAATATAAAACGGAATTTAGCATTTG GTCCATTACGGCATCTCCATTGCTTGTTTCTACTGACATTCGTAACATGACTAGCATAATGAAGGAGATCCTACTGAACAAG GAAATTTTGGCTGTCAATCAAGACAAGAGAAGAGTAGCAGGCGGTCGTGTTGGATTCCATGACTGCTCAGAAGGAAAAGAAATCTGCCAA ATTTGGGCTCGTCCTCTAGAAGGATTGTCTAAAGCCGTGGTGCTTTACAATGCTGGTAAGGATGACCATGACATCGTACTTGACTTCAAGCAGATTGGCTGGGAAGGGAAGAAAGTTAT GATACGTGATCTGTGGGCTCACAAAGACTTGGGATCATTCACAGGAGATTTCAAATCTCATGTTGTGTCTCACGGCTGTACAATGCTCAACATTACTCTGACAGACGAGTGA
- the LOC134193634 gene encoding actin, clone 302-like: protein MTYNFRGVVIDNGSGTCKAGFVGQHSPSTIFSTVVGHPRQLERWSERGLKDTYIGNEVINKRDFLTLGYPVERGFITNWDTMEKVWHHTFYNGLRVDPEEYSVLLSEVPLNPKENKEKMAQIMFETFKVPSIFVAMQAVLAMYSTGYTTGVVLDSGHGVSHTVPVFHGFPLNHAIKRLDVGGRDLTEHLMKMLNERGDAFMTESTRKDAIKIKETLTYVALHFTTEMDNSLNDPSLEKQYELPDGQIITLGTERFRCSEGLFNPSLTGVEAPGIQSAMFDSVQKCDVDMRRDMYGNILLSGGSTMFPGFSDRLRVELLEKVPPSLQINIKAPTERNHSVWIGGSVLASLEEFRDMFIAKSEYDETGPCVVHSKCFI, encoded by the exons ATGACCTACAATTTTCGCGGGGTCGTTATCGACAATGGGTCCGGTACGTGCAAGGCAGGATTCGTCGGACAGCACAGTCCCAGTACGATATTTTCGACCGTTGTCGGTCATCCTCGTCAACTTGAACGATGGAGTGAAAGAGGATTGAAAGATACGTACATAGGAAATGAGGTGATAAACAAGCGCGATTTTCTGACTCTCGGCTACCCGGTCGAACGCGGATTTATAACGAACTGGGACACAATGGAAAAA GTCTGGCACCACACGTTCTACAACGGATTGCGTGTTGACCCCGAAGAATACTCCGTTCTTCTCTCCGAAGTTCCGCTGAATCCCaaagagaataaagaaaaaatGGCTCAAATCATGTTCGAAACATTCAAAGTGCCGTCTATTTTCGTCGCTATGCAAGCGGTTCTCGCGATGTACTCGACAGGTTACACGACGGGTGTCGTTCTCGACTCCGGTCATGGTGTTTCTCACACGGTCCCCGTCTTCCACGGTTTCCCTCTCAACCACGCCATCAAGCGTCTCGACGTCGGCGGCCGGGATTTGACGGAGCACCTCATGAAGATGCTCAACGAGCGTGGCGACGCATTCATGACCGAATCAACAAGAAAAGACGCGATAAAAATAAAGGAAACGCTAACCTACGTTGCGCTCCACTTCACAACCGAAATGGATAATTCACTAAACGATCCATCACTAGAAAAACAGTACGAACTGCCAGACGGACAA ATAATCACGCTTGGCACTGAGCGTTTCCGCTGTTCGGAAGGTCTCTTTAATCCCAGTTTGACTGGAGTGGAGGCACCAGGAATTCAGTCGGCTATGTTTGACTCGGTCCAGAAGTGTGACGTCGATATGAGGCGTGATATGTACGGGAACATTCTGTTGTCTGGAGGCAGCACTATGTTTCCCGGATTTTCTGACCGACTACGCGTCGAACTGTTAGAGAAAGTACCGCCATCGTTGCAAATCAATATAAAAGCGCCTACAGAGCGCAACCACAGTGTCTGGATTGGTGGCTCCGTTCTAGCCTCACTTGAAGAATTTCGTGACATGTTTATAGCTAAGAGTGAGTATGACGAGACAGGTCCATGCGTGGTTCACTCAAAATGCTTCATCTAA
- the LOC134193896 gene encoding collagen triple helix repeat-containing protein 1-like isoform X1: MTISVSYILLVPSLIFFLSVVTSITPDVEDGVGGRLSWIQCSWTGRYHGDSGEIHTCDFTIEHSGNSLHVVYAGVNRVYCNGYHQCCSRWYFTFDRKECDNPGPIDLVVFKRYTDDSPYRTRQAEGYCYNMTRGEVTVALHVGPCVPWSNRLDNANTGWFEESPSRILIREVHPYQK; this comes from the exons ATGACAATCAGTGTGTCGTATATTCTACTGGTACCATCACTAATTTTCTTCCTGTCTGTAGTAACTAGCATTACACCAGAC GTAGAGGATGGAGTTGGGGGCCGTCTATCCTGGATACAATGTAGTTGGACGGGGAGATACCATGGAGACTCGGGagaaatacat ACTTGCGATTTCACAATAGAACATTCTGGCAACTCTCTTCATGTCGTCTACGCAGGCGTCAACAGAGTCTATTGTAACGGTTACCACCAATGTTGTTCCAGATGGTACTTTACCTTCGATCGTAAGGAATGTGATAATCCCGGACCTATTGACCTGGTGGTTTTCAAGCGGTACACAGACGACAGTCCCTACAGGACCAGACAAGCGGAAGGATATTGTTACAACATGACTCGTGGAGAAGTAACCGTGGCGCTTCATGTAGGCCCATGCGTACCCTGGAGCAATAGACTTGATAATGCGAACACAGGATGGTTTGAAGAATCACCGTCTCGTATTCTTATCAGAGAAGTGCACCCGTATCAAAAGTAG
- the LOC134193785 gene encoding DNA polymerase beta-like, with product MSKRKAPSSESPNAEFCQFLSELAEYERTVTRQIHKYNAYRKAASVLSKHPTRIANGAEAKKLEGIGAKIAKKIDEFIETGKLEKLEKIRADDTSVAIKELTRVSGIGPAAAKKFVDDGILTLDELRKHTDRLNHHQKIGLKYVEDFEERIPREEMTQLEEAIFADIKAVDDQFIATVCGSYRRGATSSGDIDILLCHPSFTSQSKTKTNLLKPVVAGIHSITDTLSQGETKFMGVCRLSASNDNPNPKYRRIDVRLIPADQYYCGTLYFTGSDMFNKDMRQKALDAGFTLNEYCIRPVGASGVAGEATPVTSEQEVFDIIGMKYKRPDERNM from the exons ATGAGTAAGAGGAAGGCTCCCAGCTCCGAAAGCCCAAACGCCGAATTTTGCCAGTTTCTAAGTG AGTTGGCCGAGTACGAACGTACCGTGACACGTCAAATTCATAAATACAATGCTTACAG GAAAGCAGCTAGCGTTTTGTCTAAACATCCAACACGGATAGCAAATGGAGCCGAAGCCAAGAAGCTG GAAGGCATTGGTGCAAAGATTGCCAAAAAGATTGATGAGTTTATCGAGACTGGAAAACTTGAAAAACTGGAGAAA ATCCGAGCAGATGATACATCAGTGGCCATCAAAGAGTTGACAAGAGTTTCAGGCATTGG ACCAGCAGCTGCAAAGAAATTTGTGGATGATGGGATATTGACACTAGACG AATTACGGAAACACACTGATCGCTTGAATCATCACCAGAAGATAGGATTGAA ATATGTGGAGGACTTTGAAGAGCGAATACCACGAGAGGAGATGACACAACTTGAG GAGGCCATCTTTGCAGACATCAAGGCAGTTGATGATCAGTTCATTGCCACAGTTTGTGGCAGCTATCGAAGAG GTGCTACATCTAGTGGAGACATAGACATTCTACTCTGCCATCCTTCTTTCACATCCCAGTCAAAAACAAAG ACTAATTTGTTGAAGCCAGTGGTTGCTGGCATTCATAGTATTACAGACACCTTGTCACAAGGAGAAACAAAATTTATG GGTGTATGCAGGTTGTCTGCTAGTAACGATAATCCAAATCCAAAATATCGGCGTATTGATGTTCGACTTATTCCAGCAGATCAATATTATTGTGGAACGTTGTACTTTACTGGCAGTGACATGTTTAACAAAGACATGAGACAGAAGGCTTTGGATGCTGGGTTCACTCTTAATGAGTACTGCATTCG gCCCGTAGGAGCATCAG GTGTAGCCGGCGAGGCCACCCCAGTGACGTCTGAGCAAGAAGTGTTTGACATTATTGGAATGAAATACAAAAGACCGGATGAAAGGAACATGTAG
- the LOC134194115 gene encoding collagen triple helix repeat-containing protein 1-like has protein sequence MSITVSFLLLPSLVFLQTVVIAQSTTVCTTPTPTPYQRFASTETPTTAFHRKNSNGEENRSTWKQCVWNTTNATDDGLIHECNFTVESCGNSLHVVYSGVNRVYCNGYQECCSRWYFTFDGDECDDPAPIDLVVFKRYTEDSPYRTRQMEGYCDKMPNGVVTVGLHVGTCKGMIDELANAYTGWNEKSPSRILVQEMGPPQDQSESMPPP, from the exons ATGTCGATTACAGTGTCGTTTCTTCTGTTACCATCACTAGTCTTTCTCCAGACTGTTGTGATTGCACAATCTACTACTGTTTGTACTACTCCAACACCAACACCA TACCAGCGCTTTGCCAGCACTGAGACACCGACTACAGCATTTCATCGAAAG AATAGCAACGGAGAAGAGAATCGTTCAACCTGGAAACAATGTGTTTGGAATACGACAAACGCCACTGACGACGGACTGATACAT GAGTGCAATTTCACAGTAGAAAGTTGTGGCAACTCTCTTCATGTCGTCTACTCAGGAGTCAACAGAGTCTATTGTAACGGTTATCAGGAATGTTGCTCCAGATGGTACTTTACCTTCGATGGTGATGAATGTGATGATCCCGCACCTATTGACCTGGTGGTTTTCAAGCGGTACACAGAGGACAGTCCCTACAGGACAAGACAAATGGAAGGATATTGTGACAAGATGCCCAATGGAGTTGTGACCGTAGGGCTCCATGTAGGCACATGCAAAGGCATGATCGACGAACTTGCTAATGCGTACACAGGATGGAATGAGAAATCACCGTCTCGTATTCTTGTTCAAGAAATGGGTCCACCTCAAGATCAATCAGAGTCTATGCCTCCACCCTAG